AATTATTGTTCTTTATTTGCTTTCACTATATATTTACCTTGAGGAACATCTCCAAACAAATATACTCCACCAGCTATAGTCTTTGTATATCTTATAGGAATTAACGTTGGATTTTCTGGATCTCCAGTTACTTCGTAAAGAATAACTACAGCCCCCTCAATTGGATTGCCTTGCGAATCTTTTATAATTCCATTAATAGTTCCTTTAGATTGTTCAGGTGCAATTTGAATTGTAGTTTGCAATCTAGTTATTGAACCAGGTTGAGTTATCTGAATTTCTACATCTGTAGTTTTATATCCTAATCCTGATAAACGAACAAAATAATTTCCAATTGGTAAATTTACAAATGCATACTGTCCATATTCATTTGTTATAGTTGATACTACGACAATTTCCTGATCATTTTCCATCCTAATTAATGTTGCTTGAAGGTTAGACACCGGATTATCATCTATATCAACTACGTGTCCAGCAATAGCTGAGTTACTTGCATCTGGATCTGGCTGCATTACTATATCTAATGCTACTGTTTGCCCTGCTGCTATAGCAATTGCCTGTGTTTCAGCTAATAGATATCCTTGTTTTATTGCATACACATGCAATTCAGATGCTGGGATTATATTCGAAATATCATATTTTCCATACGCATCCGTTAATGTGTGATACAAAGGGTTATGGTCTTTATCTAATACTTTTACTAAAGCGCCTTCAATAGGGTCTCCATTAGGATCTGTAACAGTACCTGTTATTGAACCTGTATCTAAATACGGATTTACATCAAGCTGAACGTCTAAACGTATCTCTTGACCTATATCTTGAATTTCCCCTAATTGAGATTGTGTTAGTTTATATAATTCAGACATTCTAATGCCCCCTTTTTTTCTCTATTACACTTTTCCTGATTTATATATATGACAATTCTATATAGGCTGTTACATAGTTGATTATCAATAGCTAATAATAGAGGACATGGAATAGGAGATAGACAAAAATAAAAAGGACTCTAAACAGAGTCCTTTTAACCTCCAAAGAACATTAACAATACTCCTGCTGCTATTGCAGAACCAATAACTCCCGCAACGTTTGGTCCCATAGCATGCATTAAAAGGAAGTTAGCTGGATTTTCCTTTTGTCCTACCTTTTGTACAACTCTAGCTGCCATAGGAACTGCAGACACTCCTGCGGCACCTATTAATGGATTTACTTTGCCTCCAGAAACTTTATACATAATCTTTCCAAATATAACCCCTGCTGCTGTTCCTATTGAAAAAGCTATTAGCCCTAATACAATTATCTTAATTGTTGTTATATCAAGAAATGACTCAGCTTTAGCTGTAGCACCAACTGTTAATCCTAGGAAAATTGTAATTATATTAGATAGTGCATTTTGTGCAGTATTTGAAAGTCTTTCAACTACACCTGATTCTCTAATTAAATTACCAAACATAAGCATCCCAAGAAGTGGTGCTGATGATGGTAATAATAATATACTGAATGTAGCAACAACTATAGGGAAAATAATCTTTTCCTTTTTTGAAACTGGTCTTAGCTGCTGCATTTTAACTTTTCTCTCTTTTTCAGTTGTAAGTGCTCTCATTATTGGTGGCTGTATAATTGGAACTAATGCCATGTAAGAATAGGCAGCCACGGCTATAGCACCTAATAGATGAGGTGCTAATCTAGTTGTTAAATATAATGCAGTAGGTCCATCCGCTCCTCCAATTATACCTATAGATGCAGCTTCAGGTCCTGTGAATCCTAAAAATATAGCGCCAATAAAAGTAAAGAATATACCAAATTGTGCAGCTGCTCCTAAAAGTAAACTTCTAGGATTAGCAATCAATGGACCAAAATCAGTCATCGCACCTACACATAAGAAAATAATTGGAGGATAAATCCCTAACTTTGTTCCCTGATATAGGTAATATAATAGTCCTCCTACTTCTTTAGTTTTATAGACCATTTTACCTGTTACAGGATCTTTTACTAACTCTTTTACAGGTTCAGCCATAAGGCCACCTAATGGTAAATTAGTAAGCAACATACCAAAAGCAATTGGTATTAATAAATACGGCTCGTATCCTTTTTTAATCGCCAAATAAAGAAGTGTGGAGGCAATTACAAGCATTATAACTTCCTTTATAGTTAATGCGGAAAAACCTGTACTTGTCCAAAACTGTTGCAATATATCTAAAAACATTTAGGTTTACCCCACTTTCTGATTTATTTAAATTTATTCAAGTGATACTAATGCATCACCTGCATTTACAGAAGCACCTTTAGTTGTATTTATACTAACTACTTTACCATCTCTTGGTGCTACTATTTCATTTTCCATTTTCATAGCTTCAAGTATTACTAAAACTTGACCACTCTTAACATTATCTCCTTCTTTAACTTTTATATCTAATATAGTTCCTGGCATTGGAGCTTCTACTGTTTCAGCTCCTTGTGGAACTGGTTTTGCTTCTACTTCTTTTTTAGGTTCAGCTTTTGGTTCTCTTTTTATTTCCTTTTCTGGTGTTTTAACAACAGGTTTATCAACAACAGGTGCACTCACTCTCTCTGATGCTCCCTGTCTTACTTCTTCAACCTCAACCTCATATTTCTTTCCATTAACTGTAATTATATATTTTTTCATTTTTTAGCCTCCTTATCTATCGATTAATTCATCTGCTTAAGTCTGCCAGCTCTAGCCCAAATCGGTGTTTTTGTAGGTATTCTTCTTATATTTCTCACCTTAATTTCAGAAGCTGGCCTAGAGATACTTGCTGCAATAGCAGCTGTTATAACTGCTATTAGCTCTTCATCATCTTCTTCATTAATAGTTTCTTTTGGCACACTTTTTTCAGGTTTAATATCTTTTTTTTGCTCTTTATCTACCTTTTTATTATCTTTATAAAAGATAAATCTAAATCCATCTATAATATAAGAAATAATAAGTAGTGCCAAGAAAACTATACCCATACTAAATACTGTAACTATCAAAGCTTGACTTAAAGTAACCTTATCTCCTAGCAATTATATCACCTCTTTATAGGGGCATATTTCCGTGCTTCTTAGCCGGTCTATTTTCCCTCTTACTTGATAACATATCAAATGCACTAATAACTCTTTGTCTTGTAGTCATAGGTTCAATTATATCATCAACAAATCCCCTTGAAGCAGCTACATATGGATTTGCTACTGTATCTCTATACTCTTTAATCTTTTCAGTTCTTGTAGTTAATGGATCATCTGAATTCTGTATTTCTTTCCTGAAAATAATATTCGCAGCTCCTTCAGGTCCCATAACAGCAATTTCCGCATTAGGCCATGCAAATACAAAATCTGCACCCATATCTTTACTACACATGGCAAGATATGAACCACCATATGCCTTTCTTATAACCAAAGTAACCTTTGGTACAGTAGCCTCACTATATGCATATAGCATTTTTGCTCCATGTCTTATAATTC
This genomic interval from Caloranaerobacter ferrireducens contains the following:
- a CDS encoding carboxypeptidase-like regulatory domain-containing protein — its product is MSELYKLTQSQLGEIQDIGQEIRLDVQLDVNPYLDTGSITGTVTDPNGDPIEGALVKVLDKDHNPLYHTLTDAYGKYDISNIIPASELHVYAIKQGYLLAETQAIAIAAGQTVALDIVMQPDPDASNSAIAGHVVDIDDNPVSNLQATLIRMENDQEIVVVSTITNEYGQYAFVNLPIGNYFVRLSGLGYKTTDVEIQITQPGSITRLQTTIQIAPEQSKGTINGIIKDSQGNPIEGAVVILYEVTGDPENPTLIPIRYTKTIAGGVYLFGDVPQGKYIVKANKEQ
- a CDS encoding sodium ion-translocating decarboxylase subunit beta, giving the protein MFLDILQQFWTSTGFSALTIKEVIMLVIASTLLYLAIKKGYEPYLLIPIAFGMLLTNLPLGGLMAEPVKELVKDPVTGKMVYKTKEVGGLLYYLYQGTKLGIYPPIIFLCVGAMTDFGPLIANPRSLLLGAAAQFGIFFTFIGAIFLGFTGPEAASIGIIGGADGPTALYLTTRLAPHLLGAIAVAAYSYMALVPIIQPPIMRALTTEKERKVKMQQLRPVSKKEKIIFPIVVATFSILLLPSSAPLLGMLMFGNLIRESGVVERLSNTAQNALSNIITIFLGLTVGATAKAESFLDITTIKIIVLGLIAFSIGTAAGVIFGKIMYKVSGGKVNPLIGAAGVSAVPMAARVVQKVGQKENPANFLLMHAMGPNVAGVIGSAIAAGVLLMFFGG
- a CDS encoding biotin/lipoyl-containing protein — encoded protein: MKKYIITVNGKKYEVEVEEVRQGASERVSAPVVDKPVVKTPEKEIKREPKAEPKKEVEAKPVPQGAETVEAPMPGTILDIKVKEGDNVKSGQVLVILEAMKMENEIVAPRDGKVVSINTTKGASVNAGDALVSLE
- a CDS encoding OadG family protein — its product is MLGDKVTLSQALIVTVFSMGIVFLALLIISYIIDGFRFIFYKDNKKVDKEQKKDIKPEKSVPKETINEEDDEELIAVITAAIAASISRPASEIKVRNIRRIPTKTPIWARAGRLKQMN